The following is a genomic window from Anopheles aquasalis chromosome 3, idAnoAquaMG_Q_19, whole genome shotgun sequence.
ATCGTTTGACGGCAACCAAGGTGGCAAATGTTCAcacgtttctctctctcggcagGCACGGAACGGTTCTGTAATGACATCAAAGACATGATTGGTTTTGCGCCCGGCATCTACTGGCGCGTCTGCTGGAAGTTTGTGGCAccccttttccttctgttcatcatcatttacGGGCTGATTGGGCACGAGCCGCTCAGCTACGAGGACTACATCTATCCGGGATGGGCGAACGTACTCGGTTGGTGTATAGCGGGCTCATCGATGATCATGATACCGTTGATGGCGTTCTATAAGCTCGCCGTTACGCCCGGTAGCTTCCGTCAGGTGCgtccgtttgctccgtttgCATCAACGAATCCGCTTATGCGATCACATCTAATGATTTGCCTTTATGATTGCAGCGCATGAAGATACTGACCACCCCGTGGAGGGACCAGCAGCTGGCAGTGAACGGGATGGCGACCGAACCGGCCCAGGTCCGTTTGACGCACTCCGACGAGGGCGAGGAAGTTTGAGTGAGTTCGCGATTCCGCTCACCTCGCTTTGAAGTTTATTTCGTGTGACTTCCGTCGCTTACCATACTCCTCATCCAACTGCCCATTTCCATTCCTGCCTCCCCAAAACGTGTGGGCTACGATCCCGTTTCCTGCATTAAAGTATGTGCAGCACGGTGGCGAACGCCATCGCTTGTAAGGACCGGTATGCAGATAGATTTCCCGATCATGATCGATAGCATAAGCACAACTCACGAGTGAACATACACACTTAATGCTGTATAGGATAATATGAGCGTAGATAAGGAATCGATTCGCTGAAGCTAGGCAAAGGCTTTAGCCGAGTGGGGAGAGTAACGATGATGCACGGTGCGAGTATCACGTGCTGTACCCGAGCTTGTACATACGAAACCACTGTGAACACATGAGAATATGCGGGACAATTTCGAGACATCAACGATCGAACGGAGCAGTTCAGTTCGACGATTGGTGGCGCGCAGAAGAGTTAGCTGATACGCTTCAAAACTTCTCTTACCATACCTAGGCAGGTCGCCAACAGATTGATGTTTTAGGCGCAACTAGAGACTACTTAAATAAGCTTGCTActtagtttttctttccattatGATCAAACTTGTCACCTGTTTTCCCAACTGCACAATCTGTTTTTCTATCGATTTTGTACTACTGCAATGTGATGTTTTTCTATGCTATGGATTATTCTTCTCATACGCTGTGCTTGCAAGTCAAATTGATGGTCCATTCCTTTCAGACTGTAATAGTTTTTGCTTAAAAATTAAGAATATCTATAACCAATGTAATGAATGCTAAAGCAAGCATAGAGATTTatgcagaaaaagaaaaaagtgtttAATAAGTATTGCGATATGTATATGAACCATGTTACACAAATGATAGAAAAATCAATAGTTGAATATGTAAAACAAACGCTGATCCATCCATTTAAAACACGCTCATAGGCATGGCAAATTAAAGGGAGTCGATCAAGCAAATATCATCTACCTTACATTCAGCggttcgcaaaaaaaattgttaagcgataaaagaaaaagggacgaaaaagGATAATCGCTTCGGctcacccccctttttcctcccaccACCCTTTAAGCACCCTCTCGAGATGAGCTTTCAAACAGCCATAAAGCTCACCTCGAGTGAGCGCTGCACTCACTAAAAGGGAATCCGAATCGAAATTCAAAATGAAACGGATCCTTGACGAAGGTTCGCCCGATACCGGAATTATAACGAGGCACGTGTAGAgctgcttttttatgctggaTAGCTTTTACCGGATAAGATTCATCACGTATACTGAATAGCACGATACCCTAGGCTCCGGCGGGACGGCATAGCGGCAAGACAAATATttctaacaaaaaaacaatgtaCACATTACAggacgaaaacgaaaagaaaacaaaagttgCAACACCAATAACTGCGGAGCAACCCAATCGAGCCGATCGAAGCGAGTGCAGGAGCCAGTGCCGGCTGGTGTTCCAGTTCCGGTGCAGCATGCATGTCTCTCCATACAGCCATTGGAGGGCACGGTGCATGGCTGCATGGTACACCACACCCGGGTCACTTCTCAGCCacagctcagcagcagcaactcagCGATTCGAGGCGACTCGATTCGGTTCACTCGCTCCAAACCATGTGTTCcccattttttatgctgcatgtGTGTTAGGCGAATATTGTTGTCCTCACCTCAGGCTGCGCTCGGGCAGTGTGTAAATCAGTCACAACGAAGTACTATACCCGTGTACCGCGTGTTAGCATTTGTTAGTTAAACGTTCCGGTGTGTAAAGGTTACCAGGATAAGGTTATCatgtgagtgagagtgagatgGAAGGTTGGAGTGGAGTTAAAGTGTGATGATTTAAACGCCGATCGCACGATTCGGTCCTGACCGTTCGGcgtgcgttgttgtgttgggtTGAATTGATGGAATAAATAGACGGATTTTCATTTGACAGTCGAACCCCGGCGCTACATCTATTCGATCCATTTCCGTTTAGTGCACGATGTGGCATAGCATAAAGGATGATAAAACACGCTCGCTGCAAGGTTGTATAAGAATGCTATTTATTTCGATTAGATTCGTACCGTTTAGAACGTTTCCATCAGGTTTATTGTGTATATTTCAGCATAAAAGTATCATTTCGTCCTGGTTTTAtccgccgccatcgccattacCCCCTGCTTCCAGTTTGTTTTCTATCAAATAATATCTCGCTCGCCGCTACGCAGTAGCCTTGGCTCTCGCTGCGCGTTGCCAATGGCATGCCGCTGCCTACTGCTATCCTGTCCTGCATTCCAGCTTCAAACTTAACGTCTCAAACAGCTCTCACCCTTTAACGAGTATGTTCCCCTCTGGCCTACAGCTATCAAAATGTCTgttctttttggggagggtAACGGGAGTCCTTTTGGTGACATTTTCcccctatttttttttttggtaatcCTACTAATACTAAAACATGTACGTCCCGTCTGCGCCGTACACGTACTGGCTGGTTGGAAGCAGGCGACAATCAAAGGACAACAATGCCTcccaagggggtggtgggcgtATTTTTTGGGGTAGATTTCTAAGAAGGGGAGGGGAAAATCTTTCACTACATACCCTATTCTTATCTTGGACacagaaaaacataaacacgcGCGGTTTGTTGTGTTCCGCGCGGAGTTACAAACATCATTGTTCCGTTGAAAAATCTACGATCCAAAAGGTTGTACGggttcctctctctttttctatctctctttcacgctttctcttcctctctccctctccacaAAGAACATGCAAATTTGTCGAAACTCAAACCTACGCACAACAGGGAACAATCAAGCAAGCGGTGACACCGTACACTCGGGTATGGCGGCGCGTTAGCATAAACAGCATATTATCCTATTTGTTCGTTACAATATGAATCCAAAAAAGCTCAAAACTCGCTCCCACTCCCTCGTTTCAGTTCAACAATGAAACCTCGGGCATGCTTTCGCCAAGGTACGCACAAGCAGGACACACCTTcatcattcatccatccacctGCCACCTGCCACCTGGCACCCTTTCTATCAGTTCTGTCTCCTTATTTATTGGTGAGTCATCATCGTTGTGCGGATCGTTCCGGGATTCCGGGAAGGGCTCACTGCACCGAGCACGAGTGGCGCTTCAGGTAGTAGCGCGTGGTGTTGGCCCGGGCCGGATTCGAACCACCGGTATAGCTCGGCAGTGACTTCCGGCGACGGCGAACCGCCGGGCTGAGGTTGTACTCGATGTTCGCCTGACGGAGCAGCTGCTTGAACACCGTCAGGATGCCTTCGTTGTTTTTGGCCGAACACTCGGCGTAACCGCAGCCCCACTCGAGCAGTGCCCGCGATCTGGCCACCTTGAACGGTATCTGGCGCTGCTCTTCCGGTACGTCCGCTTTGTTGCCGACGATTACGATCGGTACCCGGGAACCGCGCACCGAAATGATctgcgggaagagagagagagagagagagagagaaagagagaatggaacGTTAGTAAGTGGCCACGATTCAAGGGGACCTCCTGGCACCGACCAACCTGTTCACGCAATCGTTCCACCTCGTTCCAGGTTTCCTCGTCGTCCACCGCGTACACCAGAATGAAGGCACCGCTCGTGTTGATCGAGAGGGCGCGCATGGCCGGGAACTGGTAGGAACCGGACGTGTCAAGGATGTCGAGCGTCAGGCTCGATCCATCCGGCAGCTCGTACTCGCCCCGGTGCATCTCCTCGATCGTTTGCTTGTACCGCGACAGGTACTTCTCGTACAGGAACTGCGAGATGATGGACGATTTGCCGACCCGGGCCGCACCCATCATCGTGACCCGGTGGCGTTCCTTCTTCACGGCACCGGCCGATGCCGGTGGTGACAACGGTCCACCGTCGCAGCTGAAGATGTCATCGTTACAGGCGGCACCAGATGCCGATGCCGTCGATGTCGTCGAGGTTGACGACGGTGGTCCACCTGCTACGGCGCCACCCTTTGGAGGACGGCTCGAACCGATCGAAGGTATCCGCAGCCGGTGACAGGCTCCCGGCATCGCTTCCAGCAGCGCAATAGTGACGGCGGTGGACGGTGTGCGCAGTTGCGCACCCCGGTACTACTGGTAGGAAAACGGGAGAGTAGCTTctgccgctggctggccacctGTTGGACGGTTCTCTGTTGGGGGAACACAAAACGAAGCACCAAAAATTGAGTCAAGGGACTAAAAATAGCGTTCGGAATGCAGAAACGTGACTATCGACGACGCGTCGGTCGGTCACGGATTTCTGTGCGACCTTCacaagggcgcctccatttgtgAGCCTTTAAAGGGGGgtgcaaggagagagagagagcgtggatCACCCATGGCAACGCCAGTACgctgtaccgtggcaccggtaTCCTTCTAGCACAGTTTTGTCACAATTGATAAAGCGAAGCCCTTCACGCGTCCTTTCACTCCCGCTCTCCCATCTTCCTCCGCACAAAAGCGTTCTCGGTTCAGATACGGGATGATCTTTCGTTCGTTGCCATGTGTTGCTTCGTTGCTAGCGCAATTGTGCCTTTGGTTGCTTGGGATCGGATGCAGGATTTGGGTTCCTGCGTCTGTGTGCTTTGATGTCGTAGCAATACAACGCGGCACATCTGCCTCATTCGCAGTGAATTAGTGGTATTCTCATGCCATGCAATCATTGGTTCTAACCATGTGCCCAGGTGTGCGTGAGCGATGCGGAGACTAGATAATTGTTTGGCGGCCAAATAATGTGATTTCGTTATATGTTATCCCACCGCCTGTGTTCTTGTTATCTCTCTTAACCCACTAAAGGTCACAGGTTGGTGCGGCGACATCAATCGGAAGTA
Proteins encoded in this region:
- the LOC126576108 gene encoding ras-related protein Rap-2b-like, encoding MPGACHRLRIPSIGSSRPPKGGAVAGGPPSSTSTTSTASASGAACNDDIFSCDGGPLSPPASAGAVKKERHRVTMMGAARVGKSSIISQFLYEKYLSRYKQTIEEMHRGEYELPDGSSLTLDILDTSGSYQFPAMRALSINTSGAFILVYAVDDEETWNEVERLREQIISVRGSRVPIVIVGNKADVPEEQRQIPFKVARSRALLEWGCGYAECSAKNNEGILTVFKQLLRQANIEYNLSPAVRRRRKSLPSYTGGSNPARANTTRYYLKRHSCSVQ